A window of Cydia strobilella chromosome 10, ilCydStro3.1, whole genome shotgun sequence genomic DNA:
ACAAATTTCAACGATCACACTGTTTTTTTCTTAATCagcttcaaaaataataattaagtctCAATTTCAAAGATGGAAATGGTCAATTAAAATTTCGGgatatgtacgaaaagtgtatgGGTGTTGTTTGTGTTTTCGGCCAAAAGTGTATTTGTGTACTTAATTGTTAAATGACTGTACTGAGTTGTTGAatgtctaaatttaaattggaaCGTCTAAAAATCATACATCTTTAAAAACTAATATAACTtcttaagttttttgttatgtGACTCACATAAAACAGTGTCTCCCCGTTCACACAAGATAAGtcttacttaataaatataccAGAATGaacattaaacattatttatttatttaactatactcatTATTAGGACAACGGTAATAGATGGActtagaattaaattaaataaatatttgggttgGTGTTAGGAGGCAACATAGACACGTTCGTGGCGTCttcaaagtaaatattattaaaggtgATATATTTTACAAACTCGGATGGAGCACGTACTACTAACTAGCGCGAGTCATTCAGGACATTTTCATCCTTAAGTTATCGAGAACCGAAAAATACCCATTTCCATgatttccatttatttttaacactCCGCATAAAAATGGagaggtgaaattcggccgagcttaccgCCCTTGCCGGTGACTTAAAATCTACCCtgttttattaatgaaaataagcGGCCAACTCAACAACTGtctagtttttatattttcggGATATTGATAATTTCATCATAGTGTACTTTCCAAACTTACCTACAAGTTTGGaaagtacattattattaagCGTAAGGAATATATTTGAATgaatttttgtgtaaatttcgTATATTTTCGTTTATCTATCTCCACTTCCTTTTGCAAATAAACCTTCAGATTTGTTTATACGCTCAACTCTGATTATATACAATTTCAATTTACTTAGTTTACTTTACCAAACTTAATAACATCTCATCAATTCATTGACCTTAAACCTAACTTTCCACAGATTTCATCTCAAAGTCGTTTAATGTTTAGTTTAGAGCAACACTAAAATAATAAGTGACTGGGCCATTCAtcttttttattgaaaactaACTGATGATTTCTGAATGCAACAGAAAAACAAGCAATAAGTATATTCTAATAAGGGGCCAAAACCGTATATTACGATTGTTCAAAAATTTGAAACATGGACGACGGTGTTACGTCGATGATAATGAAGATATCTAGCTAACACTGAGCTTAGGGTGTCGGCCCTTGGTGGTTCTATTATAACCGTAGACGGGTGCGGCCAGCAAAGGCGGCCACAAAAGTCAGAACTAACGCGAATACGTAGAAGCGATTAACTTGAGACCACGGGAAAAAGAAAGAGCGCGCCGCGCTCTGACTTGAGATGTATCTCAAACAATTACGCATCACAATTTGCGGTTGGTCCATTCACTATGTAAAAATTATCATCTTCTTAATAAGAACTGATTTTTTAAAACAGACATAATTTTAAATCCATAAATGTCaatcgttaaaaaaaatagaagaaCATCGGTTTGTCGGTACAAAAGAAGAGCGTTCTAATTActtaaacaatacaattatatCTAGCTTAAACTGAGCTTAGAGCCTTGGTGGATATAGTAAAATCGTGGACAGTGCGGTCAGCAAAGGTGTGGTGACCGCAGCAGGCGGGGCCATGCAGTAGGCGTGCGGTTGACTGCAGGCGGCCACGTCCTGCGCGAGCACCCAGGCAAGGCGCTTGAGCAGGTTGCCGGCGTTCGCGGAGCACAGGCGGCCCACTTGCGTCACGCAGGCCATGAAGTCGTCTCGCGCGCTGTAATAATACTGTGTTTACGAGATCAATAGTGATGATGACACATACTGAATTTAAAATAAGATCTGATGAAGTGGGTAGATAATTGAAGAGTTCAAGACCTCAAGTTCTATATATAATAAGGGAATGCTCCCGGTAAGTACTGATTGAAATCAAGTTTAGCTGCTATGaaccaaaattaatttagttactCGCTTTGATAGATGAAACAATGACTACCACACAGTATCCGGAGTAGTTCCAGTAACTAAAATTTGGGTTTCAGCACTATTGTTAATACTAACGTGAATAGTAATAGAAAAaacgtacttggaaagtaaaacgCACTAGAgaagaaacgtatcactttcagCCCGTagccactttcagagcatgacgAATGAAAAAAAATCCTAGCAACATGCTTTATATCAAGTTGTCACAGCCGGACCACTCCGGAGGCACGCCGAACCGGCCCAGCAATATTTCTTCTGGAATTCCGGCCACAACATATTTACCAGCAAAGCTCTCCGTTCCTGTTGAAATACGTGAACAGTTGTGCGCGGTCGCTGATGTCCCGTACGGCGCTCTGTAGCTCGTTCACACAGCCGGACCATTCCGGGGACACACGGGCCCAGCAGCTCTGCTCCTTCAGGAATTCTGGTTACGACATAAATATACAGCTTGGTTAAAATCATGCGTTGATTGATAAAgtaaaaaatgtgttttaacTGAGCTTTGAATTTTGAAACAAATTGTTTAtgttgttattaatattattttaaacttctgACGCAAATAGAGGGCTGTTATTTACCCCTGACGCAAAAAAGGGGTGCCATAAGTCTCTTCAGAGTGTTTGGTTGTACTCGGCAAGCTAGGCCAATTAGGATTGCGGGCTTAATCCGGATATGGGGGCGTCCCTTTTTaaacgttgatattcgtagacgtggaaaaaatatatgatctTGATGATgattcttgattatattatctttaatttataagcttccgatacatgaattatgacacttcgctttatacaattaattcccaaagtaacctctaactaggacttttaatccaactttactcggttatttattatgtgacactataaacaaaaaaaagaagaaaaaacaatcttaacttaaatagtaattttaccgctttcgaatttcgatattgtaaggcaacgtttttaaaataaataaaaatcgacaaaattcgatcaaaattgacacttggcgcgcatggtctttcccattctttcttgcgaaatgtgacagtgatagcggtaaaccgatggaacggccttaaaaggAAAATGTACTAAAGGTGTGGTGTGCATAAAGATTGTTCAATCGCATTACCGGATGGTGTTGTCTATCCTTTTTAGCAGATCAGTACCTAAGGTGCTTTTTCCTTGTTATAAAACCCTTAAATTGTGTTCTtggtataaaatttataaagatAAGTAACGTTCGCATGTGTTTATGGATCAACGCGTTATTGTCTCAAttaataatgattttttatgatttttaagaTTCCACACTTTCccatttgttatatttttaggtaaaagtgactgaaataaaatatattgtgttATGTATATGTCAAATGTTTACTGTTCTTATTTCCTTAGCTTTCTTTGGTTTTGATGTGTGCGCGGCGGCGTTCTCAAATCTTACCCACTTTTAAATCTTATTGTTTAGGTTCTGT
This region includes:
- the LOC134744678 gene encoding uncharacterized protein LOC134744678, whose amino-acid sequence is MLLIVLSAVFIASGEGATLGEPDNCDPSELNICVEKIPKTPVGLPKTKEELDTHCRVFNMGMSCMDAWIRRCLPTDGQKLVHQQIGGARAIMRFLCANETTALRREFLKEQSCWARVSPEWSGCVNELQSAVRDISDRAQLFTYFNRNGELCCARDDFMACVTQVGRLCSANAGNLLKRLAWVLAQDVAACSQPHAYCMAPPAAVTTPLLTALSTILLYPPRL